DNA sequence from the Methanolobus sp. ZRKC5 genome:
AAGGGTCTGCTCGAACTTTTGCATTTGCTCTTTTGCTTTTTGAACCTTCGCATTTTCAACTGCAAGTTTTTCCATCAGGGCATTACGCTGATCATCAGGAATTTCAGCGTTATTAATCTGTGTTTGATAATTTAAAGAGATTTTTATATATTTACGAAACATCTCGTTCATGACATCAAGGTCATTTTCCAGTTCTGCAATTGTTTTTGCCATACGAGGTCACACTCCTTTAGTGAAAGGTCAATTATTAAAGCATTTTAGAATACAGGCCCATTTAAGCCATAACTTCATACTTAAGGGTGAGATTTCAAATATATAAGAATATCTATTCCAAACAATATAATCACCATCATTATGATGATATACACGCAAAAAAGAATAAAAAAGAAATTGTAACTATTCAGCCTGGCACGATTTGCCTATTGGTACTGATTTCATCGAAATAGAGATGTCTGCTCACTAACAATCTAACAATCAAAAAAGCAATCAATAGCAACAATCAAAATAAATGATCCTAATGAAATTTACGTTTCAACTTTTTGTCAAGATTGTTATTGATAGCGTTTTTATCAGGCTGAATAGTTACAAGAAATTAACAAATAGTATTGTTTCTCATATCACACAGCTGAAAAGTCGTTACTTTAGGATTGGCTGCAAGTGTTGCCATGAGTTCTTCTTTGCATGAACTGGGAATGTCAACAAATCCCCTGTCCTGTTCAATAAAATCGACTATTGGAACATTATCCGGAATCTCTACGACATCATAGCCGTTTATCCTGAACATTGTTTCGAGAACATCTATCTTTTCATCCCTGTGGCCTTCATTGATAAGTTCTATTACCGTACTATCATTTGCTTTTTTGCAGTGCTCACAGTCCTCAAGAACGGACAGACCTGCTTTCATAGCACTGGATGCTGCAAAAATATGAAGGAGACATGCATTTCCCTCTTCAACCATGTCCCCGATCGCTTTCATGCCTTCTATAAATCCCTTCTCAATAAACTCATTGATATCCACACCCATTTCCAGAGCATCCCTGGAGACATCCTCTGCGCCCTTCTCATCAAAATCCAGAACCGAATTCCTTGCTTTCTCTATGAGTTGCTTTATAGTTTTTTCCTGAGACACTTGATCATCCCTCTGATTTGGATAAAATAATATCAAATTGCAGCAGTTACGTGCAATTGAGTAGTATTTGTGACAATTTTACCATTGTTCATAAAGTCATCGACAGCACGGGAGAGAACATTCATTTATCCATATGATTAAATAATAATGTACCAAATAAATTGAAAAATAATAATTAGAGGAATAAAATGAGAGAATCCCCTAAAATATTTGTACAATATATTCAAAATGAAACTAATATCATATATAAATGCAAAATCAAGAAAAATATAAGAAAATGCATCCTAAATGGATGCACAAGAAGAATTACTTTCCAAGAACTATTCTTGCGATGTCGTCACCAACATCTGAAGTACCTGCAGAACCGCCCATATCATAAGTGCGGACCTTTGCTTCGAGTATGTTTGTCTCGATGGCTGAAACGATAGAATCAGCAGCTTCCTTCTCACCGAGCTGCTCAATCATCATAGCGCCTGCCCAGATAGTAGCGATAGGATTGACCTTGTTCATTCCCTTGTACTTTGGTGCAGACCCATGGATTGGCTCGAACATACTGGTACCTTCTGGATTGATGTTTCCACCAGGTGCAAGTCCAAGCCCTCCCTGAACCATTGCTCCAAGATCAGTGATGATATCACCGAACATGTTTGGTGTTACAACAACATCGAACCACTCAGGATTCTTCACGAACCACATGGTCATTGCATCAACATAGTTGAAGTCTGTGGTAACGTCCGGGTGCTCGGATGCAACATTCGTAAATTCCTCTCTCCAGAAACCGTAGATATCGGAAAGCACATTTGCTTTGTCAACGGATGATACGTGCTTCTTGCTCTTCTCAGCAAGATCGAATGCATATCTGATGACCCTCTGTGTACCTTCCTTTGAAATCATACCGATCTGATAGCCAATCTCCTCACTGTCAGTCTCGATGTCAAGACCGAACTTTGCAGAATAAAGAGATCTTGAGACTTCAAGAAGGTCCTTGCTTTCGCCCTTCTTTACGCGTCCGCCAATACCGATGTAGAAGTCCTCGGTGTTCTCCCTGACAACTGTAAAGTCAATATCAGCAGGAGTCTTGTCCTTTATAGGTGTCCATACACCTTCAAGCAACTTGATAGGACGAAGGTTCACATACTGGTCAAAGTAGAACCTGGCAGCAAGCAATACACCTTTCTCAAGGATACCTGGTGCCACCCTTGGGTCACCTATTGAACCAAGGTAAATAGCAGAATAGTTAGAAAGCTCTTTGAGGGAGTCTTCTGAAATAAGTTCCCCGGTTTCAAGATAGTGGTCAGCACCGTGTGGGAACTCTGTCCATTCAACATCAAATCCAAATTTTTCACCTGCAGCATCGATTACCTTACGGCCCTCGGCAATGATCTCAGGTCCTATACCGTCTCCTGGAATTACAGGTACTTTATACTGTGTCATGATTACTCCTAAGATAAGATTTTCTTGATAATAACAAAGATAATGATCAGACTATGATCAAATTATTTGTCTTGTGTATTCGATCAGACCGCCGGCATCCATAATGCCCCTTACGAATTCTGGCAGAGGTGTTGCATTATACTGCTCGTTCTTTGTGACGTTTTTGATTGTACCGGAAGCAAAATCAACATCCAGTTCATCGCCATCGTCTATTTTGTCAGTGTCAGGGCACTCAAGAAGTGCCACGCCGATATTAATTGAGTTCCTGAAAAAGATACGTGCGAATGATTTAGCGATCACACAGCTGATCTTTGTTCCCTTCAGTGCAATTGGAGCGTGTTCTCTTGAAGAACCGCATCCAAAATTGTTACCGGCAACAATGATGTCACCTTCTTTGACCTCTTTTGGGAATTCAGGTCTTACGCCTTCAAAAGCATGTGCTGCAAGCTCCTCAGGGGTATTCATGATAAGATATCTTCCCGGGATTACAGCATCCGTATCAACGTCGTCTCCAAATTTCCAGACTTTTCCGTTCATATTTCCACCTGATTAAGATTATTAATGATTATCAATACTAAAGTTGAAACTATACATTAGATATCATTATAGTAAATAATACTACTGGCAAATAGAGAGTTGCATACATATTACTAAAAGTTAACAATAAATGGTGCAAGAGCATTCCATAACGAAAAATCATTAGTAGTAACAAACCCAAGTTTAAGCAGATGGTCAGCAAAAAGGATCAAGTCATACTTTCCATGCTGCAAAATGGAGCCAGGACGCCAATATCAGAGATAGCTAAAGAAGTTGATCTCAGCGAGAACGGAGTAAGATACAGACTTGAGAAGCTGGAAGATGAAGGATACATCAAAAATTATACAGTATTATTGAATCCTAAAAAGTTTGGAAAACACACTTTTGTAATATTCAATCTGGAAATGGAGCCTAAAAAAACAAAGGAAAGCATAAAGAAACTTATGCAAATTGATGAATTCATCAAAATATACCAGACAACCGGCCAATACTCCATCAAAGCATTCGGTCTTTTCAATAATGAAGAAGAATTAACCAACTTCATAAACAATCATCTTCTCTACGAGATACCAGTACAGAATTACAGTGTAGAGATTATAACCAAAAGTATCAAAGACAGTATCTATTACGTCTGATCAAAGCTTTTTGTACCATATATTCATACTTTCTATACCCCCGGAAATATTGGTGTTGTTTACAAGAGTTCCGGCATAGATATAGGAATGACGTGAAAAAACCGCATTCATACCATATGACCTGGCCCTTGCAATGGTATATGCAGTTTTGATTCCGGTATCACGCATATTCGTTTCCATTTCAGCCAACAGATAATAGGAATAGCCTTTTCCCCGTGATTCAGGAACTGTGGCAAAATCGGTCATCTCAACATTGCTGTTGGCAATATCCATCTCACATGACGACACCGCAACAAGTTTGCCGTGTTTCCTTATTCCGAAATAAACAAAATCTTCAGACATTGTCTTAAGCAAATAAGTGGCATCACTTATGGGAAAAGGATAACTTGGGAAGACCTGTCTGTACAAATCGGCCATCTCCGTCGTGTCCGTTTCACTGCAAACAATGAATTGTTCATCATCTGAAAGTTTCACATCTTTGGAAACATTGAACTTTGAGATAGCAGCCTTCAGAACGGAAGTATTCTCCTGAGTATTCAGTTCCTCCATACGCGCCTGAGAAAGATACTTTGCCATAAAACTTGCATCTTCATCTCCATTGAAGAAACCAGGTATATGGGCTTCTTCGACGTGACCTCTGCTCAGGAAGTATTCCTTTGCAGATACAGGTATCTTTGAAAATATCTTAGAATAATTATTTTCCTGCGCAATTTCTTCAATGACGGATGGCAAATGCTCAAAGTCATCTGTCACAAGCTTCATTAGATACACACGGTCATTGAATGAACCATGTTGTATCAGGGAACCTGCGAGCTTTACGACCTGATCACTCAACGTTCCTTCTCTCCATTCGCGCGGTATCTTCAGGCACCAGACTCAATGCATCGTCATAATCGGATAGCAGACTTGCAATTCCCACTGATTGTGATTCCTTTGCATCATCAAGTTTTAACTGTAATTTGCAGTCATCGCATTTCCGGTCACAATATACAGCTTCATATGAATCCGGTTCCGCATATGAAGTGATCACACCCTCATAGTTTCTCAGGATAACTTTGTTAGTGGACCAGGAAATAAGATAATTTGGCATGACTGGGATCTTTCCACCGCCACCGGGAGCATCTATCACATAGGATGGAACTGCAAAACCACTGGTGT
Encoded proteins:
- a CDS encoding B12-binding domain-containing protein gives rise to the protein MSQEKTIKQLIEKARNSVLDFDEKGAEDVSRDALEMGVDINEFIEKGFIEGMKAIGDMVEEGNACLLHIFAASSAMKAGLSVLEDCEHCKKANDSTVIELINEGHRDEKIDVLETMFRINGYDVVEIPDNVPIVDFIEQDRGFVDIPSSCKEELMATLAANPKVTTFQLCDMRNNTIC
- a CDS encoding isocitrate/isopropylmalate dehydrogenase family protein, with the protein product MTQYKVPVIPGDGIGPEIIAEGRKVIDAAGEKFGFDVEWTEFPHGADHYLETGELISEDSLKELSNYSAIYLGSIGDPRVAPGILEKGVLLAARFYFDQYVNLRPIKLLEGVWTPIKDKTPADIDFTVVRENTEDFYIGIGGRVKKGESKDLLEVSRSLYSAKFGLDIETDSEEIGYQIGMISKEGTQRVIRYAFDLAEKSKKHVSSVDKANVLSDIYGFWREEFTNVASEHPDVTTDFNYVDAMTMWFVKNPEWFDVVVTPNMFGDIITDLGAMVQGGLGLAPGGNINPEGTSMFEPIHGSAPKYKGMNKVNPIATIWAGAMMIEQLGEKEAADSIVSAIETNILEAKVRTYDMGGSAGTSDVGDDIARIVLGK
- a CDS encoding 3-isopropylmalate dehydratase small subunit — its product is MNGKVWKFGDDVDTDAVIPGRYLIMNTPEELAAHAFEGVRPEFPKEVKEGDIIVAGNNFGCGSSREHAPIALKGTKISCVIAKSFARIFFRNSINIGVALLECPDTDKIDDGDELDVDFASGTIKNVTKNEQYNATPLPEFVRGIMDAGGLIEYTRQII
- a CDS encoding Lrp/AsnC family transcriptional regulator, with product MVSKKDQVILSMLQNGARTPISEIAKEVDLSENGVRYRLEKLEDEGYIKNYTVLLNPKKFGKHTFVIFNLEMEPKKTKESIKKLMQIDEFIKIYQTTGQYSIKAFGLFNNEEELTNFINNHLLYEIPVQNYSVEIITKSIKDSIYYV
- the ablB gene encoding putative beta-lysine N-acetyltransferase; the encoded protein is MSDQVVKLAGSLIQHGSFNDRVYLMKLVTDDFEHLPSVIEEIAQENNYSKIFSKIPVSAKEYFLSRGHVEEAHIPGFFNGDEDASFMAKYLSQARMEELNTQENTSVLKAAISKFNVSKDVKLSDDEQFIVCSETDTTEMADLYRQVFPSYPFPISDATYLLKTMSEDFVYFGIRKHGKLVAVSSCEMDIANSNVEMTDFATVPESRGKGYSYYLLAEMETNMRDTGIKTAYTIARARSYGMNAVFSRHSYIYAGTLVNNTNISGGIESMNIWYKKL